One Egicoccus halophilus genomic region harbors:
- a CDS encoding pyridoxal phosphate-dependent decarboxylase family protein → MDEIRTLLTRTAELAADHLAAPVDTPVSRPVDPAALVAVLGGPLPDGPSDPLAVVESLARDAAPGLVRTNAGRYFGFVEGGVLPAALAADWLASTYDQNPGFAVLSPTAAALETVCQGWLLELLGLPSHASVGFTTGAQAANVTGLAAGRGEVLRRVGWDVDADGLFGAPPVTVVVGEERHATIGRALRLLGMGERRVVVQPADDQGRMTVAGLRERIGDGPAIVCAQAGNVNTGACDPMRAVTEVAHDAGAWVHVDGAFGLWAAASPDHRDLVDGIGLADSWATDGHKWLNVPYDSGFVICASPEAHRRAMTLSASYLARQDGGRDGTDWTPESSRRARAFAVWAALRSLGRTGVGDLVARCCTLTARFVDLLAEEPAVTVLNDVVLNQALVRVGDDDARTLAVAAEVQRAGVVWLGTTVRRGVTSLRISVSDHATTEGDVEVAAAEVRRAIAVTA, encoded by the coding sequence GTGGACGAGATCCGAACGCTGCTGACACGCACCGCCGAGCTGGCGGCCGACCATCTCGCCGCCCCGGTGGACACGCCGGTCTCCCGGCCCGTGGACCCCGCCGCGCTGGTCGCCGTCCTCGGCGGACCGCTGCCCGACGGCCCGTCCGACCCGCTGGCGGTCGTCGAGTCCCTGGCGCGCGACGCCGCGCCGGGACTGGTGCGCACCAACGCCGGCCGGTACTTCGGCTTCGTCGAGGGCGGGGTCCTCCCGGCGGCACTGGCGGCCGACTGGCTCGCCTCCACCTACGACCAGAACCCCGGGTTCGCCGTGCTGTCACCGACGGCGGCCGCGCTCGAGACGGTGTGCCAGGGGTGGCTGCTCGAGTTGCTGGGACTGCCGTCGCACGCCTCGGTCGGCTTCACCACCGGCGCGCAGGCGGCCAACGTCACCGGGCTGGCGGCCGGACGCGGCGAGGTGCTGCGCCGCGTCGGCTGGGACGTCGACGCGGACGGGCTGTTCGGGGCACCGCCGGTCACCGTGGTCGTCGGCGAGGAACGCCATGCCACGATCGGCCGTGCCCTGCGCTTGCTCGGCATGGGGGAGCGCCGGGTGGTCGTGCAGCCCGCCGACGACCAGGGACGCATGACGGTCGCGGGCCTGCGCGAGCGGATCGGGGACGGGCCGGCGATCGTGTGCGCACAGGCGGGCAACGTCAACACCGGCGCGTGCGACCCGATGCGTGCCGTCACCGAGGTGGCACACGACGCGGGGGCCTGGGTGCACGTCGACGGGGCGTTCGGGTTGTGGGCGGCCGCGTCACCCGACCACCGCGACCTGGTCGACGGGATCGGGCTCGCGGACTCGTGGGCGACCGACGGGCACAAGTGGCTGAACGTGCCCTACGACAGCGGGTTCGTGATCTGCGCGTCGCCGGAGGCGCATCGGCGTGCGATGACGCTGAGCGCGTCGTACCTGGCACGTCAGGACGGCGGCCGGGACGGCACCGACTGGACCCCGGAGAGCTCGCGGCGGGCGCGGGCCTTCGCGGTGTGGGCGGCGCTGCGCTCGCTGGGCCGCACGGGCGTCGGCGACCTGGTGGCCCGCTGTTGCACGCTGACCGCCCGCTTCGTCGACCTGCTGGCCGAGGAGCCGGCGGTCACGGTACTGAACGACGTGGTGCTCAACCAGGCGCTGGTGCGCGTCGGCGACGACGACGCCCGGACGTTGGCGGTGGCGGCCGAGGTGCAGCGGGCGGGGGTCGTCTGGCTCGGGACGACCGTGCGTCGCGGGGTCACCTCGCTGCGGATCAGCGTGTCCGACCACGCCACCACCGAGGGCGACGTCGAGGTTGCCGCCGCGGAGGTCCGTCGGGCGATCGCCGTCACGGCCTGA
- a CDS encoding catalase, translating to MAEDRILTTRQGHPVTDNQSTRTVGDRGPATLENYQFLEKISHFDRERIPERVVHARGFVAYGEFEATGRIGDEPASHYTRAKLFQEAGKKTDLAIRFSTVIGGRDSSEAARDPRGFAVKFYTEDGNWDLVGNNLAVFFIRDAIKFPDVIHALKPDPVTFRQEPNRIFDFMSQTPESMHMLTHLFSPRGIPATYRHMEGFGVNTYKMVNDQGETVLVKYHFHPRQGVASLTEEEAAKVQGADLGHASKDLYEAIERGDHPQWDLYVQIMEDGPHPELDWDPLDDTKIWPEDAFPLRHVGVMTLNRNVQDFHNENEQIAMGTGVLVDGLDFSDDKMLVGRTFSYSDTQRYRVGANYLQLPVNQAKHATVATNQRGGSMSYGVDLAPGQNPHVNFEPSLHDGLQESPREEPNDAPEVTGRLTRSVLERRNDYWQARGRYVTMQDWERDDLVENLGDLLGDCERDVQERMLWHLFLIHDDYGTRVGEAIGLSADDVRDLEPLPGQVLTDADQQRVAALGKNGDDFTAEPFGTHTSSVTNYRASAEEVLSGQLGEVGGTMQDAVG from the coding sequence ATGGCTGAGGACCGGATCCTCACCACCCGACAGGGCCATCCCGTCACCGACAACCAGTCGACCCGCACCGTGGGCGACCGCGGGCCGGCGACGCTCGAGAACTACCAGTTCCTCGAGAAGATCAGCCACTTCGACCGCGAGCGCATCCCCGAGCGGGTCGTCCACGCCCGCGGCTTCGTCGCCTACGGCGAGTTCGAGGCCACCGGCAGGATCGGCGACGAGCCGGCGTCGCACTACACCCGCGCGAAGCTGTTCCAGGAGGCCGGCAAGAAGACCGACCTCGCGATCCGCTTCTCGACGGTCATCGGCGGTCGCGACTCCTCCGAGGCGGCCCGCGACCCGCGCGGCTTCGCGGTCAAGTTCTACACCGAGGACGGCAACTGGGACCTCGTGGGCAACAACCTCGCGGTGTTCTTCATCCGGGACGCGATCAAGTTCCCCGACGTCATCCACGCGCTCAAGCCCGATCCGGTCACGTTCCGTCAGGAGCCCAACCGGATCTTCGACTTCATGTCGCAGACGCCCGAGTCCATGCACATGCTGACGCACCTGTTCAGCCCGCGTGGCATCCCGGCGACCTACCGCCACATGGAGGGCTTCGGCGTCAACACCTACAAGATGGTGAACGACCAGGGCGAGACCGTCCTGGTCAAGTACCACTTCCACCCCCGGCAGGGCGTCGCGTCGCTGACCGAGGAGGAGGCCGCCAAGGTCCAGGGCGCCGACCTCGGGCACGCGTCGAAGGACCTCTACGAGGCCATCGAGCGCGGTGACCACCCGCAGTGGGACCTCTACGTCCAGATCATGGAGGACGGCCCGCACCCGGAGCTCGACTGGGACCCGCTCGACGACACCAAGATCTGGCCCGAGGACGCGTTCCCGCTGCGCCACGTGGGCGTCATGACGCTCAACCGCAACGTGCAGGACTTCCACAACGAGAACGAGCAGATCGCGATGGGCACCGGCGTGCTCGTCGACGGCCTCGACTTCTCCGACGACAAGATGCTGGTCGGCCGCACCTTCAGCTACTCCGACACCCAGCGCTACCGCGTCGGGGCGAACTACCTCCAGCTGCCGGTCAACCAGGCCAAGCACGCCACGGTCGCGACCAACCAGCGCGGCGGGTCGATGTCCTACGGCGTCGACCTCGCACCGGGGCAGAACCCGCACGTCAACTTCGAGCCCTCGCTGCACGACGGCCTGCAGGAGTCGCCGCGCGAGGAGCCCAACGACGCGCCGGAGGTCACCGGGCGGCTCACGCGATCGGTCCTCGAGCGTCGCAACGACTACTGGCAGGCCCGTGGTCGCTACGTCACCATGCAGGACTGGGAGCGCGACGACCTGGTCGAGAACCTGGGCGACCTGCTCGGCGACTGCGAGCGTGACGTGCAGGAGCGGATGCTGTGGCACCTGTTCCTGATCCACGACGACTACGGCACCCGCGTCGGGGAGGCGATCGGGCTGAGCGCCGACGACGTGCGCGACCTCGAGCCGCTGCCCGGCCAGGTCCTGACCGACGCCGACCAGCAGCGGGTGGCCGCCCTGGGCAAGAACGGCGACGACTTCACGGCCGAGCCGTTCGGTACGCACACCAGCTCGGTGACCAACTACCGGGCGAGCGCCGAGGAGGTCCTGTCGGGCCAGCTCGGCGAGGTCGGTGGGACCATGCAGGACGCCGTCGGCTGA
- a CDS encoding putative bifunctional diguanylate cyclase/phosphodiesterase has protein sequence MRRADGAGSALRGRVRFGGEQRVWIFTLLLAAVALALTVRYVAPLTLPGDHLQIPFWVFVPIFLVTELLVVHLYFGRSAHALSFSETPLVVGFVFLHPLGLIAARLLGSFAALTLKVRVPPMKLGFNLAVGWLETVVGLLVWHAVVGTADPLGPRGWIAALLAVIAADALSTLAFVVVLSLHEGSLQRETLDGLFVAGLRTAFTNASFGVIVATVIAVDWRGVWALAAVAVTLVLAYRAYDQLKRSHTQMEQVHAFGRAVEACADAEAVVDVLLEHSAHLLRAELVEVRLADGAEGPERRRRREDRVQVSGAPSADGPGLTTPVHLAASDSATADALATAWPGHDEALGVPLRGDDGQIVGELWAVDRLDDVSNFETADLRLLETLANQAAVAFQNRRLVDELRRQGAATLHQARHDDLTDLPNRAHFQERMREALADGGRAAVLLLDLDRFKEVNDTLGHHAGDQLLRQVAERLRACTPDCAVVARFGGDEYAVLAPGHGDEASARVVANQVLGAFEVPFRIDEVSLEVAVSVGLVLAPDHGDQPEVLVQRADVAMYQAKEHRTGVEVYAHERDPYSPRRLAMMNDLRGAIEAAALDVHYQPLVDLLTGGIRGLEALVRWEHPRHGPISPDEFIPLAEQTGLILPLTEAVLRAALQQCRAWHARNARVVMAVNVSARSLLDVDFPDLVERLLHESRMPAEVLTLEITETAMLLDSLRTKEILERLSGMGVKLAIDDFGTGFSSLARLKNLPVDELKIDRSFVSNMMVNADDRAIVQSTIDLGRNLGLLVVAEGVEDEETMRRLATLGCHVGQGYWFSRPLAAADLERWFRHTGAYLAV, from the coding sequence GTGCGACGAGCAGACGGCGCCGGCTCGGCCCTTCGGGGCCGGGTCCGGTTCGGTGGCGAGCAGCGGGTGTGGATCTTCACCCTGCTGCTCGCTGCCGTCGCGCTCGCGCTCACCGTCCGCTACGTCGCGCCGCTCACCCTGCCCGGTGACCACCTCCAGATCCCGTTCTGGGTCTTCGTCCCGATCTTCCTGGTCACCGAACTGCTGGTCGTCCACCTCTACTTCGGTCGCTCGGCACACGCACTGTCGTTCAGCGAGACCCCACTGGTGGTCGGGTTCGTCTTCCTGCACCCGCTGGGGCTGATCGCGGCCCGCCTCCTGGGCTCCTTCGCGGCCCTGACCCTCAAGGTCCGCGTGCCGCCGATGAAACTCGGCTTCAACCTCGCGGTCGGCTGGCTCGAGACGGTCGTTGGCCTGCTGGTCTGGCACGCCGTGGTCGGCACGGCCGATCCGCTCGGTCCCCGCGGCTGGATCGCGGCGCTGCTGGCGGTCATCGCCGCCGACGCCCTCTCGACGCTGGCGTTCGTGGTCGTGCTCTCGCTGCACGAGGGGTCGCTGCAGCGCGAGACCCTCGACGGGCTGTTCGTCGCCGGGCTGCGCACCGCGTTCACCAACGCGAGCTTCGGGGTCATCGTCGCGACGGTCATCGCGGTCGACTGGCGCGGCGTGTGGGCGCTGGCCGCGGTCGCGGTGACCCTGGTGCTGGCCTACCGGGCCTACGACCAGCTCAAGCGCAGCCACACGCAGATGGAACAGGTGCACGCGTTCGGCCGCGCCGTGGAGGCCTGCGCGGACGCCGAGGCGGTCGTGGACGTCCTGCTCGAGCACAGCGCCCACCTGCTGCGCGCCGAGCTGGTCGAGGTGCGTCTCGCCGATGGGGCCGAGGGTCCCGAACGGCGGCGTCGTCGCGAGGATCGGGTGCAGGTGTCGGGTGCCCCGTCGGCCGACGGGCCGGGGCTGACCACCCCGGTGCATCTCGCCGCGTCCGACTCGGCGACGGCCGATGCGCTGGCCACCGCCTGGCCCGGGCACGACGAGGCGCTGGGAGTGCCGTTGCGCGGCGACGACGGACAGATCGTCGGTGAGCTGTGGGCGGTCGACCGGCTCGACGACGTCAGCAACTTCGAGACCGCCGACCTGCGGCTGCTCGAGACGCTGGCGAACCAGGCGGCCGTCGCCTTCCAGAACCGGCGGCTGGTCGACGAGCTGCGGCGCCAGGGCGCGGCGACCCTGCACCAGGCCCGCCACGACGACCTGACCGACCTGCCCAACCGGGCCCACTTCCAGGAGCGCATGCGCGAGGCGCTGGCCGACGGGGGACGGGCCGCCGTGCTGCTGCTCGACCTCGACCGGTTCAAGGAGGTCAACGACACGCTGGGTCACCACGCCGGCGACCAGCTCCTGCGACAGGTCGCCGAGCGGCTGCGGGCCTGTACGCCCGACTGCGCCGTGGTCGCCCGCTTCGGCGGCGACGAGTACGCGGTGCTGGCCCCCGGTCACGGCGACGAGGCCTCGGCCCGGGTCGTCGCCAACCAGGTCCTGGGTGCGTTCGAGGTGCCCTTCCGCATCGACGAGGTGTCGTTGGAGGTGGCGGTCAGTGTCGGCCTCGTGCTGGCCCCCGACCACGGCGACCAGCCCGAGGTGCTGGTGCAGCGCGCCGACGTCGCGATGTACCAGGCCAAGGAGCACCGCACCGGCGTCGAGGTGTACGCGCACGAGCGCGACCCCTACAGCCCTCGACGCCTGGCCATGATGAACGACCTGCGCGGCGCGATCGAGGCCGCCGCGCTCGACGTGCACTACCAGCCGCTGGTCGACCTGCTCACCGGCGGGATCCGGGGGCTGGAGGCGCTGGTGCGCTGGGAGCATCCCCGGCACGGACCGATCTCGCCCGACGAGTTCATCCCGCTGGCCGAGCAGACCGGCCTGATCCTGCCGCTCACCGAGGCGGTGCTGCGGGCCGCCCTGCAGCAGTGCCGGGCCTGGCACGCCCGCAACGCGCGGGTGGTGATGGCCGTCAACGTCTCCGCCCGCAGCCTGCTCGACGTCGACTTCCCCGACCTCGTCGAACGGCTGCTGCACGAGTCGCGGATGCCGGCCGAGGTGCTCACGCTCGAGATCACCGAGACGGCGATGCTGCTCGACTCGCTGCGTACCAAGGAGATCCTCGAGCGCCTGTCCGGCATGGGCGTCAAGCTCGCCATCGACGACTTCGGCACCGGGTTCTCGTCGCTGGCACGCCTGAAGAACCTGCCCGTCGACGAGCTCAAGATCGACCGCTCGTTCGTCAGCAACATGATGGTCAACGCCGACGACCGCGCGATCGTGCAGTCGACGATCGACCTCGGCCGCAACCTCGGCCTGCTCGTGGTGGCCGAGGGCGTCGAGGACGAGGAGACGATGCGCCGGCTCGCGACCCTCGGCTGCCACGTCGGCCAGGGCTACTGGTTCAGCCGGCCGCTGGCGGCGGCCGACCTCGAACGCTGGTTCCGCCACACGGGTGCCTACCTGGCGGTCTGA
- a CDS encoding S8 family serine peptidase, which translates to MGHHEGGASVPAVAAHRRSWSWRLTATALTAALAASLLPTPQPAAADDTVRVNVQAAPGQLNAAARAVTASGGRVAAQLPALETLVVDVAAGQVDGLTALSSVIAATEDGVVPPAAVPAEAIAEGVVDSPLDHDEAYTDPARGVSLDHVTRVIGARELWARGVTGAGVGVALIDSGVVPVDGLTAGNVRNGPDLSFESQLEELAYLDTYGHGTAMAGIIAAQDPGPRNAAGGFDAAHTSGRHLGVAPDAGLLSLKLASFEGATDVSQVLAAIDWVVQHRDDEGLNVRVINLSFGTDGAQDYRLDPLAYAVEVAWRHGIVVVVSAGNDGDDYGRLANPAISPFVIAVGAADTRGTLRTDDDEVTAFSNRGDGVRNPDLLAPGRSVLSLRSPGSFIDVRNPQPDVAERYLKGSGTSQAAAVVSGAVALLLQERPELTPDEVKYLLTAHATPLAAPATEAGAGLLDLRAAVSAPLPADGVAQTHEFGTGTGSLQAARGSVTLGEGDEALVGEHTILGPFDSTAWARESLATRSWRDGAWLGQEWSDDCWCAESWTGRTWRTRSWRDDSWATRSWRTGDWDTRSWREAGWDTRSWRDAGWYTRSWRAEDWTN; encoded by the coding sequence ATGGGACACCACGAGGGGGGCGCGTCCGTGCCCGCCGTCGCGGCGCACCGACGCTCCTGGAGCTGGCGCCTGACCGCGACGGCGCTCACCGCCGCGCTCGCCGCCTCGCTGCTGCCCACACCGCAGCCGGCCGCCGCCGACGACACCGTCCGGGTCAACGTGCAGGCCGCACCGGGACAGCTCAACGCCGCGGCCAGGGCCGTGACGGCCTCGGGCGGCCGGGTCGCCGCCCAGCTGCCGGCGCTCGAGACGCTGGTCGTGGACGTGGCGGCCGGTCAGGTCGACGGTCTCACCGCGCTGTCGTCGGTGATCGCCGCCACCGAGGACGGCGTGGTCCCCCCGGCCGCGGTGCCGGCCGAGGCGATCGCCGAGGGTGTCGTGGACAGCCCGCTCGACCACGACGAGGCCTACACCGACCCGGCCCGTGGTGTCAGCCTCGACCACGTCACCCGCGTCATCGGCGCCCGCGAGCTGTGGGCCCGCGGCGTCACCGGTGCCGGCGTCGGCGTCGCCCTGATCGACTCGGGCGTCGTGCCCGTCGACGGGCTGACCGCCGGCAACGTCCGCAACGGTCCCGACCTGTCGTTCGAGTCGCAGCTCGAGGAGCTCGCCTACCTCGACACCTACGGGCACGGCACCGCCATGGCCGGGATCATCGCCGCGCAGGACCCGGGCCCGCGCAACGCCGCCGGCGGATTCGACGCGGCGCACACCTCCGGCCGCCACCTCGGTGTGGCCCCGGACGCCGGACTGCTGAGCCTCAAGCTCGCCAGCTTCGAGGGCGCGACCGACGTGTCGCAGGTCCTGGCCGCGATCGACTGGGTGGTGCAGCACCGCGACGACGAGGGCCTCAACGTACGGGTGATCAACCTCTCGTTCGGCACCGACGGCGCCCAGGACTACCGGCTCGACCCGCTGGCCTACGCGGTCGAGGTGGCCTGGCGCCACGGCATCGTGGTGGTCGTGTCGGCCGGCAACGACGGCGACGACTACGGCCGGCTCGCCAACCCGGCGATCAGCCCGTTCGTGATCGCCGTCGGTGCCGCCGACACCAGGGGCACGCTGCGCACCGACGACGACGAGGTGACCGCGTTCTCCAACCGCGGTGACGGGGTCCGCAACCCCGACCTGCTCGCGCCGGGGCGCTCGGTGCTCTCGCTGCGCAGCCCGGGCTCCTTCATCGACGTGCGCAACCCGCAGCCCGACGTCGCCGAGCGCTACCTCAAGGGCTCGGGGACCTCGCAGGCCGCGGCGGTCGTGTCGGGTGCGGTGGCCCTGCTGCTGCAGGAGCGCCCGGAGCTGACCCCCGACGAGGTCAAGTACCTGCTGACCGCGCACGCCACACCGCTGGCGGCGCCGGCGACCGAGGCCGGTGCCGGTCTGCTCGACCTGCGCGCGGCCGTGAGCGCGCCGCTGCCTGCCGACGGCGTCGCACAGACCCACGAGTTCGGCACGGGCACCGGCTCGCTGCAGGCCGCACGCGGGTCGGTGACCCTTGGTGAGGGGGACGAGGCGCTCGTCGGCGAGCACACGATCCTCGGGCCGTTCGACAGCACCGCCTGGGCCCGCGAGAGCCTGGCGACGCGGTCCTGGCGTGATGGTGCGTGGCTCGGCCAGGAGTGGTCCGACGACTGCTGGTGTGCCGAGAGCTGGACCGGTCGGACCTGGCGCACCCGAAGCTGGCGCGACGACAGCTGGGCGACCCGCAGCTGGCGCACCGGCGACTGGGACACCCGGTCGTGGCGTGAGGCCGGGTGGGACACCCGCTCGTGGCGCGATGCCGGGTGGTACACCCGCTCCTGGCGGGCCGAGGACTGGACGAACTAG
- a CDS encoding DUF2945 domain-containing protein: MSGPFRQGDEVAWNHAQGESTGRVKQIHKERIEFEGQAFNGSEDDPVYIVESDDTGARAAHKQGALRRVGD, encoded by the coding sequence ATGTCCGGACCCTTCCGCCAGGGCGACGAGGTCGCCTGGAACCACGCCCAGGGCGAGAGCACCGGCCGGGTGAAGCAGATCCACAAGGAGCGGATCGAGTTCGAGGGGCAGGCCTTCAACGGCTCCGAGGACGACCCGGTCTACATCGTCGAGTCCGACGACACCGGTGCCCGGGCCGCCCACAAGCAGGGTGCCCTGCGGCGCGTCGGGGACTGA
- a CDS encoding Fur family transcriptional regulator, with translation MITEERMRDRLRSGGLKVTAPRLAVLAALQSAGHAEVSQIAAAARERLGSLSTQAVYDILAAFTAAGLVQRIEPAGSPARFETRVGDNHHHVVCRSCGAVADVDCAVGAAPCLTASDPAGFVITEAEITYWGLCPDCRQGAAHG, from the coding sequence ATGATCACCGAGGAACGAATGCGGGACCGGTTGCGGTCGGGCGGGCTGAAGGTCACCGCCCCTCGGCTCGCCGTGCTCGCCGCACTGCAGTCCGCCGGACACGCCGAGGTCAGCCAGATCGCCGCGGCCGCGCGGGAGCGTCTGGGCAGCCTGTCCACGCAGGCCGTCTACGACATCCTCGCCGCGTTCACCGCCGCGGGTCTCGTCCAACGCATCGAACCGGCCGGCAGCCCCGCCCGGTTCGAGACCCGGGTCGGCGACAACCACCACCACGTGGTGTGTCGCTCCTGCGGCGCCGTCGCCGACGTCGACTGCGCCGTCGGGGCGGCCCCCTGCCTGACGGCGTCCGACCCCGCGGGGTTCGTGATCACCGAAGCCGAAATCACCTACTGGGGCCTGTGCCCCGACTGCCGACAAGGAGCTGCGCATGGCTGA
- a CDS encoding plastocyanin/azurin family copper-binding protein, with amino-acid sequence MSRLRPSHLLVAAAASVGLAACGGAGPDTTPAASAAAADFADADLVLVAGDMFYEDPPATLAAGTYVIGIDNQGRAPHDVVLDRGIGQVAYAGGGEQDAGEIALEPGDYVVYCSIPGHRSSGMEFDLTVE; translated from the coding sequence ATGTCCCGCCTCCGCCCGTCGCACCTCCTCGTCGCCGCTGCCGCGTCCGTCGGCCTCGCCGCCTGCGGTGGCGCCGGCCCCGACACCACCCCGGCGGCGTCCGCCGCGGCCGCCGACTTCGCCGACGCCGACCTCGTGCTCGTCGCGGGGGACATGTTCTACGAGGACCCGCCGGCCACCCTCGCCGCCGGCACGTACGTGATCGGCATCGACAACCAGGGCCGGGCGCCCCACGACGTCGTCCTCGACCGGGGCATCGGCCAGGTCGCCTACGCCGGTGGCGGTGAGCAGGACGCCGGCGAGATCGCGCTCGAGCCCGGCGACTACGTCGTCTACTGCTCGATCCCGGGCCACCGTTCCTCCGGCATGGAGTTCGACCTCACCGTCGAGTGA
- a CDS encoding MATE family efflux transporter → MLGLAIPAVATLVADPLLGLVDTAVVGRLGAAELGALGLAVSVLGAVSWIFNFLVFGTTSTVARAVGAGDPEAAGRRVSHAVQVGLAIGVVVGAVLFVAAGPLLRALGTVEELLPPAVVYLQVRAVGVPLLLLTYVGHGAFRGVSDTRTPMGIVVAANVVNAVLTVVLVFPVGLGIAGAAWATVVAEALTAGALLLRLRRTGLPLIGHGRPDRTQLAALVVVSRDLFLRTGGLLAGLLAVTAAAGRTGAVTAAGHQVLYQTFLLVSFLMDGFAIAAQAIVGTALGAGRIEEARAYGRDLVRWGVGGGAVIAALLLAGGGVLPRLLTDDPTVLAVIATAWWFAALGHVVNGPVFALDGVLMGAEDFAYLRTWTVLAALVGGLGGQLVATFGGGLLGLWVAVQAMMLVRLVSLVARVRGTAWTRTGAGLVVEP, encoded by the coding sequence GTGCTCGGGCTCGCGATCCCGGCCGTCGCGACGCTGGTCGCCGACCCGCTGCTCGGGCTGGTCGACACCGCCGTCGTCGGCCGGCTCGGCGCCGCCGAACTCGGCGCGCTCGGGCTCGCCGTCAGCGTGCTGGGCGCCGTGTCGTGGATCTTCAACTTCCTCGTGTTCGGCACCACCTCCACCGTCGCCCGCGCCGTCGGCGCCGGCGACCCCGAGGCCGCCGGACGCCGCGTCAGCCACGCCGTGCAGGTCGGGCTCGCGATCGGGGTCGTCGTCGGGGCGGTGCTGTTCGTCGCCGCCGGCCCGCTGCTGCGCGCGCTCGGCACGGTCGAGGAGCTGCTGCCTCCGGCGGTCGTCTACCTGCAGGTCCGGGCCGTCGGCGTGCCGCTGCTGCTGCTCACCTACGTCGGCCACGGCGCGTTCCGTGGCGTCTCCGACACCCGCACCCCGATGGGCATCGTCGTCGCCGCCAACGTCGTCAATGCCGTGCTGACCGTGGTGCTGGTGTTCCCGGTCGGGCTCGGCATCGCCGGCGCCGCCTGGGCGACCGTGGTCGCCGAGGCGCTCACCGCCGGTGCGCTGCTGCTGCGACTGCGGCGCACCGGGCTGCCACTCATCGGGCACGGGCGGCCCGACCGCACCCAGCTCGCCGCGCTGGTGGTCGTCAGTCGCGACCTGTTCCTGCGCACCGGTGGGCTGCTCGCCGGCCTGCTGGCCGTCACCGCCGCCGCCGGACGCACGGGCGCGGTCACCGCCGCCGGCCACCAGGTGCTCTACCAGACGTTCCTGCTGGTCTCGTTCCTGATGGACGGGTTCGCGATCGCCGCCCAGGCCATCGTCGGCACCGCGCTCGGGGCCGGACGCATCGAGGAGGCCCGCGCCTACGGCCGCGACCTCGTCCGGTGGGGCGTGGGCGGCGGTGCCGTCATCGCCGCGCTGCTGCTCGCCGGCGGCGGGGTGCTGCCGCGCCTGCTGACCGACGACCCGACCGTGCTGGCCGTCATCGCCACCGCCTGGTGGTTCGCCGCGCTCGGGCACGTGGTCAACGGTCCCGTGTTCGCGCTCGACGGGGTGCTGATGGGAGCCGAGGACTTCGCGTACCTTCGGACCTGGACGGTGCTGGCAGCACTCGTCGGCGGTCTCGGTGGGCAGCTCGTCGCCACCTTCGGTGGCGGTCTGCTCGGCCTCTGGGTCGCCGTGCAGGCGATGATGCTCGTCCGGCTCGTCTCGCTCGTGGCCCGCGTCCGCGGCACCGCCTGGACGCGTACCGGTGCCGGACTGGTCGTCGAGCCCTGA